In the genome of Oncorhynchus mykiss isolate Arlee chromosome 18, USDA_OmykA_1.1, whole genome shotgun sequence, one region contains:
- the hcn3 gene encoding potassium/sodium hyperpolarization-activated cyclic nucleotide-gated channel 2, protein MDTSPTRSIDGQTGMGESPARNGESRHRGSTRGSFHAVATWSSSSQSSQKEDLGSNVSKRLNSIVNSQYNDHHSTTADPKGQLWVSAEPDTTTTNTATTTFSKGAEVITSTQALETEENDHVDQSTYFQRQFGALLQPGVNKFSLRMFGSHKGVAAEQARVKSFGVWIIHPYSDFRFYWDIVMLLLMMCNLVILPWGITFFEDQKTLPWISFNVISDTCFLVDLVLNFRTGVLEGDDQIILDPKVIRMRYLKTWFVVDFISSIPMDYIFLIVDLEAQMEASDVYRTARALRIVRFTKILSLLRLLRLSRFIRYIHQWEEIFHMTYDLASAVVRIVNLIGMMLLLCHWDGCMQFMVPMLQDFPPDCWVTKNNMVNSTWHLQYSYALFMAMSHMLCIGYGAQAPEGMTDVWLTIMSMIVGATCYAMFLGHAANLVQSIDASRRQYQDKYKQVEQYMSFHKLPADVRQRIHEYYEIRFQGKMFDEDSILGELSDPLKEEIVSFNCRGLVANMPLFANTDPHFVTVILTKLRFEVFQPNDFIIREGTLGRKMYFVQHGCVTVLPRGKKEIQLSDGAYFGEICLLTRGRRTASVRADTYCRLYSLSVDSFNEVLEEHPLMRRAFESVAVDRLDRVQGREPFMSFSAD, encoded by the exons ATGGATACTAGTCCTACAAGAAGTATTGATGGACAGACAGGTATGGGGGAGAGCCCTGCCCGCAATGGGGAGTCCAGGCACCGAGGCAGCACCAGGGGCAGCTTCCACGCAGTTGCCACATGGAGCTCATCCTCCCAGTCCTCCCAAAAGGAAGATCTAGGGAGCAATGTTAGTAAGAGACTTAATTCTATTGTCAACTCCCAATACAATGACCATCACAGCACCACAGCAGATCCCAAGGGCCAACTGTGGGTGTCAGCAGAACCTGACACAACCACCACCAATACCGCCACTACCACATTCTCCAAAGGAGCAGAAGTCATCACTTCTACTCAGGCCTTAGAGACGGAGGAGAATGACCATGTGGACCAGTCCACCtactttcagaggcagtttggggcGCTGCTCCAGCCAGGGGTCAACAAGTTCTCCCTGCGCATGTTTGGTAGTCACAAGGGCGTGGCAGCGGAGCAGGCCAGGGTCAAATCCTTTGGAGTGTGGATCATCCACCCCTACAGTGACTTCAG GTTCTATTGGGACATTGTGATGCTACTCCTGATGATGTGCAACCTGGTCATCCTCCCCTGGGGCATCACCTTCTTTGAAGACCAGAAAACTTTGCCCTGGATCTCATTCAACGTCATCTCTGACACCTGCTTCCTGGTCGACCTGGTCCTCAACTTCCGCACGGGCGTCCTAGAGGGAGACGACCAGATCATCCTGGACCCCAAG GTGATCCGTATGCGTTACCTGAAGACTTGGTTCGTGGTGGACTTCATCTCCTCCATCCCAATGGACTACATCTTCCTGATAGTGGACCTGGAGGCCCAGATGGAGGCTTCGGATGTGTATCGCACGGCCCGTGCTCTCCGTATCGTCCGCTTCACCAAGATCCTCAGCCTGCTGCGCCTCCTGAGACTGTCCCGCTTCATCCGCTACATCCATCagtgggaggag ATATTCCACATGACCTATGACCTGGCCAGTGCTGTTGTGCGTATAGTAAACCTGATTGGTATGATGCTACTGCTGTGCCATTGGGACGGCTGCATGCAATTCATGGTGCCCATGTTGCAGGATTTCCCACCAGATTGCTGGGTTACCAAGAACAACATGGTG AATTCCACATGGCATTTACAGTACTCATATGCCCTGTTCATGGCAATGAGCCACATGTTGTGTATAGGATATGGTGCCCAGGCTCCCGAGGGCATGACGGACGTATGGCTGACTATCATGAGTATGATTGTGGGTGCCACCTGCTATGCCATGTTTCTGGGCCATGCCGCCAACCTGGTTCAGTCCATAGACGCCTCCCGACGACAGTATCAAGATAAG TATAAGCAGGTGGAGCAGTACATGTCGTTCCATAAGCTGCCGGCGGACGTGAGGCAGAGGATCCATGAGTACTATGAGATTCGCTTCCAAGGCAAGATGTTTGACGAAGACAGTATTCTGGGAGAACTCAGCGACCCGCTCAAGGAG GAAATTGTGAGCTTCAACTGCCGTGGGTTGGTAGCCAACATGCCACTGTTTGCCAATACAGATCCTCATTTTGTAACAGTGATTTTGACCAAGCTGCGCTTTGAGGTCTTTCAGCCTAATGACTTCATCATACGGGAGGGAACACTAGGGCGGAAGATGTACTTTGTCCAACACGGCTGTGTTACCGTGCTCCCCCGTGGAAAAAAAGAGATACAGCTTAGCGATGGAGCCTACTTTGGGG aGATCTGCCTGCTGACCCGTGGACGTCGGACGGCAAGCGTGAGGGCTGATACGTACTGCCGCCTCTACTCCCTGAGTGTGGACAGCTTCAACGAGGTCCTGGAGGAGCACCCCCTGATGAGGAGGGCCTTTGAGAGCGTGGCTGTGGACCGTCTGGACCGGGTACAGGGGCGAGAACCCTTCATGAGCTTCTCCGCAGACTGA